The following proteins are encoded in a genomic region of Burkholderiales bacterium:
- a CDS encoding DUF6352 family protein, whose protein sequence is MQLVKMVDFWTNCGFHQLKRETHGRLVLTDDFLRSYFMRPELHPIPGSCASERTLHQDLLADPRAQVPDARVAAIADEDSRENYRIMLRFRERLLAAPSLEACYAAIFQDADATVPPLFIDHLVQVILRHILEWHPEPLRARAAEMLFREQKISFNNGAVLAADAATLNTHAQNGGLGNIGRFLIEAQAPLKDLGLTVLDDENAAFYWGRDEYHDTVLVLNSSHPGCAALCRVLEAWIEHFHKVPVKVNAVPKIESEEWFWHVGLDAEASAILNDVYLGKEVSEERQRRLLCLFRLDFLDAQDMRTEIAGRPVFLGMAMTADNRLHMKPQNLLMNLPLARRS, encoded by the coding sequence GTGCAGCTCGTCAAGATGGTCGATTTCTGGACCAATTGCGGATTTCATCAACTCAAGCGGGAAACACATGGGCGGCTGGTTCTCACCGACGATTTCCTGCGCAGTTACTTTATGCGGCCCGAATTGCACCCTATTCCGGGCTCTTGTGCCAGCGAGCGCACCCTGCATCAAGACCTGTTGGCCGATCCGCGGGCTCAAGTGCCTGATGCGCGCGTCGCCGCGATTGCCGACGAAGATTCCCGGGAAAATTACCGCATCATGCTTCGTTTCAGGGAGCGATTGCTAGCAGCACCGTCGCTAGAGGCGTGTTATGCCGCAATCTTTCAGGACGCCGACGCGACAGTACCGCCGCTTTTCATAGATCATTTGGTTCAGGTGATTTTGCGCCACATTCTCGAGTGGCACCCTGAACCATTGCGGGCGCGCGCGGCGGAAATGCTGTTCCGGGAGCAGAAAATCAGTTTCAATAACGGCGCAGTCCTGGCGGCAGATGCAGCAACCCTAAATACACATGCGCAAAACGGCGGTCTTGGCAACATCGGGCGCTTTCTCATCGAGGCGCAGGCCCCATTGAAAGACCTTGGCCTGACCGTGCTGGACGACGAAAACGCCGCATTTTACTGGGGGCGCGACGAATATCACGATACGGTGCTTGTGTTAAATTCGTCTCATCCCGGCTGCGCTGCGTTGTGCCGCGTCCTCGAAGCATGGATTGAGCATTTTCATAAAGTGCCGGTAAAGGTGAACGCGGTGCCTAAAATCGAGAGCGAGGAATGGTTCTGGCATGTCGGCCTGGATGCCGAGGCGAGCGCCATCCTAAATGACGTGTACCTCGGCAAGGAGGTATCGGAGGAACGCCAGCGCCGGCTGTTGTGCCTGTTCCGATTGGATTTTCTCGATGCTCAAGATATGCGCACAGAAATCGCCGGGCGACCTGTATTTCTCGGCATGGCGATGACCGCCGACAACCGGTTGCATATGAAACCGCAGAACCTATTAATGAATCTGCCGCTGGCGCGGCGCTCCTGA
- a CDS encoding DEAD/DEAH box helicase has protein sequence MPFSKLGLSAEILRAISDQGYSEPTPVQEQAIPPILTGLDVMARAQTGTGKTAGFTWPILQRLKIHSNTSTSPARHPIRALILAPTRELAMQVAESVRTYGRYLMLKPAVVFGGVNINPQIKELQSGVDILVATPGRLLDHVQQRTVNLSRVEILVLDEADRMLDMGFLPDIRRILALLPTNRQNLLFSATFSEDIKKLADSLMKKPARIEIGRSNAAAEMVQHVVHLVDQKRKRELLSHIIKSQNLQQVLVFTRTKHSANRLAQQLVRDGIHSTAIHSNKSQPARIQALADFKSGKVRVLVATDIAARGLDIEELPHVVNYELPHVAGDYVHRIGRAGRAGSSGSAISLVSPEETDQLKDVERFLKFTLPVKAVPGFGPNQRADHHDRGRPGMEKPHAFKREHSNVVHIAPAGKPRVVQQTLAQRQPHPKKSVPALFLPPGKAKHSA, from the coding sequence ATGCCTTTTAGCAAACTCGGCCTCTCGGCCGAAATTCTGCGCGCAATTAGCGACCAGGGTTATAGCGAACCCACGCCTGTGCAGGAGCAGGCTATTCCGCCGATACTTACCGGGCTGGACGTGATGGCCAGAGCTCAGACCGGCACCGGCAAGACCGCGGGCTTTACCTGGCCCATCCTGCAGCGCTTAAAAATTCATTCCAATACCAGTACGTCTCCGGCGCGGCACCCAATACGCGCGTTGATTTTGGCGCCGACACGCGAGCTGGCGATGCAGGTGGCGGAAAGCGTTCGCACTTACGGCAGATATCTCATGCTGAAACCTGCAGTAGTCTTTGGCGGTGTCAACATCAATCCGCAAATTAAGGAATTGCAGTCAGGCGTAGATATACTGGTGGCTACCCCCGGGCGGCTGCTGGACCACGTGCAGCAGAGGACTGTTAATCTGTCCAGAGTGGAAATCCTGGTGCTGGATGAAGCGGATCGCATGCTGGATATGGGTTTCTTGCCGGACATCAGAAGAATTCTTGCACTGCTACCGACAAACAGGCAGAACCTGCTTTTCTCGGCCACTTTCTCCGAAGACATCAAGAAACTTGCGGACAGTCTTATGAAAAAACCGGCGCGAATTGAAATTGGACGAAGCAACGCCGCGGCGGAGATGGTGCAACATGTGGTGCATTTAGTTGATCAAAAGCGCAAGCGCGAACTGCTTTCGCACATTATCAAATCGCAAAATCTGCAGCAGGTACTGGTTTTTACCCGCACCAAGCATAGCGCTAATCGGCTTGCGCAGCAGCTGGTGCGCGATGGCATCCATTCCACCGCGATCCACAGCAACAAGAGCCAGCCGGCGCGCATCCAGGCATTGGCGGATTTTAAAAGCGGCAAAGTGAGAGTACTGGTTGCAACGGATATTGCGGCGCGCGGACTGGATATTGAGGAATTGCCTCACGTGGTGAATTACGAGCTGCCGCATGTCGCCGGAGACTATGTACACCGCATCGGCCGGGCGGGCCGCGCCGGCAGTTCCGGCAGCGCGATATCGCTGGTGTCGCCAGAGGAAACGGATCAGCTCAAGGACGTCGAACGCTTCCTCAAGTTCACACTGCCCGTCAAAGCCGTGCCCGGTTTTGGGCCGAATCAGAGAGCAGATCATCACGACAGAGGCCGACCGGGCATGGAGAAGCCGCACGCTTTTAAACGTGAGCACAGCAACGTTGTACATATTGCGCCGGCGGGCAAGCCGCGTGTTGTGCAGCAAACGCTTGCGCAGAGGCAACCTCATCCGAAGAAATCGGTACCCGCATTGTTTTTACCGCCTGGCAAAGCAAAACACAGCGCTTGA